The genomic stretch GGCCATTGGCTTGAGATTTGTTGAGAACAGAACTTCCATGATACTACGTTACTTTCTATTTACATGCGGCATCTTGAGTCGATTCTTGAGACCAATTCATCCTACTGGCCGAACGCACGTAGAGAGAACTGACATAGTGCGAATGGTAGCCGACCAACTAAAAATGCGTGGCTTACCACCTACCCTCTATTGCCCCTATATCTCACGCCAATGCCTCGGCGGCTAGGTCTGATTCAGCGGATCCAAATCCTCGAGCGGGCGCCGCGTGAGAGGAGGTTGCCAGGTACTTGCGTTAAACAGACTCGCGCAGATCGCAACGAATGACCACAATTCGCCCATCACGTCGAATGCTTGGAAAAGTAATCCTTATAGTCGGCAGCGGCGTCGCCAGCACATCAACCTTGGGCTAAGCCTTGCGGCCTCCCCAGCTCGGCTTCGCGTGTCGCAGGGGAGAACGGCCCTTCGGTCCGTCGCGCATTCGGCCATGCGGCCTCACCGCGGTGTTGCGCCTGGCATCCCGGTTTGCCCGCCTCGCGAGCACGTCCCTCCCCGGCCGCTCCGCCGGTTTGCGCTCTGGTCTGTTTTGGCCCGAGGCCAAAACGATCCCGCCGCTCCATCCGTCTGCCGCGTCCGGTCGGGCCGTTTGCCTGCTCGTGTCGGGCAAACCTACCGTCAAAACACACACACATGAGTGCGGAAGCATATCCTCCGGATGGCCCCCAAATCAGCCCGCGTCAAGGATCGCAAAACTTTTCGGCGAGGACGGGGCCTGTGGCATGGGGCGGTCCCTTGCGTGAGCGCGCGCATGTGTCGGATGCCGCGCTCGGAAAACTTTTGCGCCCGGCAAGCCGGCGGCTGCGCCGTCCCTGACCCGGGCAGATTCGGAAACCAGGCATTCGGCCATGCCCCACACTCACGTGGTGGCCTTGGAACTGAATACTGGAGACCAGACATGGCTTACGACACAGCAAACACCTACGAGACCATCGAGCTTTTCGGACTGACCGAGAAGGACGCGCAGCTGCCGATCCCGGAAGATCACATCCTGACCGACCGCATCATCCGCGAGAGCTTCGAGGCTTTGCTCGGGCCGCTGCGCGCAACCGGGCTCGAGGCGGAAATCGAACCGCTGGCCCATGGGCTCGCCACGATCCTGCAGCGCCGCAAGGTGGCGCTTGGCAAGGAGGTCGACCGCACCGCCGACAAGATCGGCGCGCTGGCAAAATCCCACGACGGATCGGAGATCGCCGAGACCGCGCTCGAAGAGGCGCAGGCGCGCTTTGTGCAGCTGCGCGAGATTGTCAGCGCCATCGAGGTGATGAGCGAGGCAGCGGCGGAATGCTACGAGATCGAGACGGGCCACGCCTACATCCCGGCAGCCGGCTCGCGCGCAAGCGTCCGGGCGAAAGAGACCGGGGCGGTCTTCGAGGCACGGCAGCTCCTGGAGCAGCACGACCGCGAGACTGCCGAGAAGTCGAAAGTCGAGGGGGTGCCCCTGATCGTCTCAGGCGCCACCGACTGGACCGATGTCGATGTGATCTTCAACACGCTCGACAAGGTTTGCGAACGGATTAAGCAGAACCGCAACCAGGAGATCTTCCTCTGCCACAAGGGTGGCAAGTACGGGGCGGAGATGATTGCGGCTCGGTGGGCCCGGGCACGCGGCGTCGCACAGGCGCGCTTTGATCCTCGCTGGTCCGCGCATGGGCGGGCGGCACCGTTCAAGTGCAACGACGAAATGCTCGACGACAAGTTCGCGGCGACGGGGGTTGTCCTCTTCGGCGGCAACGGGGTCGCGCTGAACCTCGGGCAGAAGGCGGAAGCGAAAGGTCTGACGGTCATGCGGGTTGCGGACCCGGCGAAGAAAACTGCGGAGACGTGAGTTGCGAGGGTCGCCTTCGGGCGGCCCTTTCGTTGTTTCTCATGCGCGTGGCGGGGCCCAAATTGCTTTGCCTAGCATTTTCCTGTTTTGATAGGTATATGTGTGCCAAGCAAAACTTGGAAATGATTGGCATGACTCCACTCAGCAGCATCGCGATGAGCGCCTATACCGATCTGGTACGTCTTTTGAAGGACGACGCTTTGTCCGGTGTCGAAGGCAAGCCGACTCTCAAGGAGCGCGGCGACAAGGCCTATTGGTACGCAGCCCGGCGTGTCGGCACCGAGATGCGCTTCATCTATATCGGCGAGGACAGTGACGAGACGCGTGCACGTATCAACCGGATTGAGGAGCTGCGCTCGACCGCCAAGGATCGGCAGGCGGAACGGTCTCGGCTTGTCCGCCTCTTGCGCGCCGAAGGCATGACCCCCACCGACCGGGCAACCGGGTCCATCCTGTCGGCCATGGCCGCAGTAGGGACATTCCGGTTGGGTGGCACCATCGTCGGAACCAATGCATTTCGCCTCTATGAAGGCGAGCTTGGTATCCGTCTGCCAATTGGCGGTATGGCCAATACTGGCGACATCGACATCGCGCAGTTCGAGAAGCTCAGCGTTGCGTTGCAGGATCAGGTCGACCCGGGTCTTGCCGAGACGTTCTCGGCGCTCAAATTCGATCCTCTGCCATCTCTTGACCAAGGTCGGACATGGCGATGGGCCCAGGGTGGCAGCGGCCAGTTGGTCGAGTTTCTCACACCGGCGTTCGGAGATGAGACCCTCCGTGATCTGCCAGCCTTGGGCGTGAACGCCCAAGGACTGAACTATCTCAACTTCCTGATCGCTGAGCCGATCCACGCGGCGGCGATCTATAGATCCGGCGTTCTGGTGCAGGTGCCCCGCCCGGAGCGTTATGCAGTCCACAAACTGATCATTGCCGACCGGCGCCGCGATGGGGCAGGAAGCCTGAAATCCGCGAAGGACCGCGAGCAGGCGGCTTTCCTTATCGAAGCGATGGCCGAGGACCGGCCCGATGATCTGGCTCGGGCCTATGCCACCGCAATGGAGGTTGGGCCGCGCTGGCGGGAACACATCGGCAACTCGCTGAAGCGAATGCCTGATACCAGGGGGATGCTCGACAGCTTGGGCGCGTGATGGCCATAACGGGGTCGCCTTCGGGCGGTCCTTTCGTCATATCTCATGGCGCGTGCGATCGGTCACACTTATCTGCATCTCACGGCGTCCAGCACCGTCATCCCTCTACCCGGTCCGTCAGAGTTCGGCCCATCCGCATCGGTACGGGCTGGGGATGGTGCGCACATCGCACATCGTCAGCAGCGCAAGACCGAGGGGTCGAGACGTCGCACTTGAGGCTGCAGACCTGCACAACCCTCGGGTGGTGTTGCGGAACATAGCTCCCACGCGGGCGGGCTCCGTCAGCACCCCGGCCAGGCTCGACGGGACGCGGACGCGGATGGTGGCGGTTGCGTGATGGCAAGGGTCATCCGGGTCTCTCCTTTTTGCTCATAGATGTGGATCGCACGGGGTCGGCCCAATCGTGCCCTCAGCTTGCGCTTCGGCAAGCACAAATACGGCTTCCACGCCTTTGCCGCGGACCCTCCGCATTTGCGCTTGCGACCGGGCCTCTTGCCCCCGTGCCGGGTGATCCCCATCGCAACAAGGAGTAACCCAAATGACCAATCACTACGTCGCCACCGTCCCCGTCAATTTCACCGATACCGATGGCCAGGAGCGCACCCGTTTTCAGCGCGTGGGTGCGATGTTCCGCAACACCCGCAACGGGGACGGATCGGAGTTCTTCAGCCTCAAGCTCGACTTCCCGGTCGCGGTCTCGGAGCTGGTGATGTTCCCGCCGAGCGCGAAAGATCCCCAGGACTAAATCCTCTGACGAGGATGGGCCGCCCCAGGACGATCTTGGGGCGGCCCGATCCCTGTTCCAGGGATGCCGGTCCCTGCGCGTTCAACGGACGCACTCCGCCCGAAATGATCAGGCCGCGACAGACCGGCCAGTCAGCCTCAAGGGGGCCATCCACAAAAACCGGCAGGCCAGGGCCTCTCGGTTTTTGCGGCAGAGATTTGGCAAGCCAAATCTGGCCCTCCTTGACCCTGCCTGTCCGCCCTGTCGGTGGGGTTTGCGCCCGCACGCGGTTCCGTCCGAACACATGCGTGTTCGGCCAGACCCTCGGGCGGGGCTGGCGGACGGGACCCCTAGGACAGGTGGGTCGCCCGGTGGTGAAGGCGGCAGAGCCGCGGCCCTGCGGGCCGCGGCGTGAAGCGGACACCAAGGCTGCCTGAGACTGAAGGCGACGTAAGTATATAATTGACAGCTAGGTATATTATCGTAAGGTAGGGGCAGCCTTGGTGGAAGGTGGCAGGAAATAGGGGGTCTTTCTTCCGCATGTCCCGAACAAAACGCCTGACAGAGATCGAGAAGATGCAGATCGTCCGCGAGGCCGCGGAGGGTGTGTCGACGGCCGAGCTGGCCGAGCGTTTCGAGGTCACATCGCGGGCCGTGCGCTACGTCTTGAAAGCCGATGCCGAGCGCCAGACCGATGCTGCGATCCCGGTTTCCGCCGTCAGTGTGAAGGTGACGGCCGCGGAGCTTGAAGCCCTCGACGCGGTGTTGGCGAAGGTGGGGATCGAGAGCCGGGCCGAGGGGCTGCGGCGGCTCATTCAGGCGGCAGGCGGGGTGTTCGTTCCGGACGCGCAGATGGCGGCAGAGATGGCGCGCTACCGCGCTTCACTGCACGAGGTCGGCAATGGGGTCGCGCAGATCGCCAAGCAGATGACGCGGGCCAACCGGATGGGGAAGGGGGCCGCGGGGGGCACGCGTGCCGAGTTCACCGAATTGCGCCTTGCCCAGATGCGCGGGTTGGCGCGGTTCATCCTGGATTCTGCGGACGAGATCGATCTGCTTCTGCGCCGCCGTCGGGACGCGATACAACTGCAGGCCACGGCCGCGCTGAGGGAGTTTGCCCATGCGGCTGAATGATGCCGTCCACGCCGTCACGGGCGAGGTCTTCCGGGACGGCTGGAGCCGCGTCCGGGGCTCGATGCAAGGGCTGCACGTGGCCAAGCAGAGCCAGCTTGTGCGCGCGGCGGCCGGGCACCGTCCGGCGGTCTTCAAGGCGATCCGGGGCGGGGGTACGCATACCAAATCGCAGCTCTCAAACCAGCTCGATTACCTCACCACGAAGTCGACCCATATCGTGGACAGCAGTGGGTTTCTGGATGGCAAGACGAAGCTCGAGGCGGGTGACATCAAGGACCTGACCGAGCGCTTTGCCAAACGGTGGGATGCGGGCTTCAAGCCCAAGCTGGGCCAGACCACACACATGCTCATGTCCTTCCCCATCGGCACGCGCGGGGAGGATGTGCGCGACATCGCGACGGACGTGGCCGAGCGGTTCTTCCAGACCGATGAGGGGCATTTCGACTACATCATCGCGGTGCATGAGGACCGCGATCACCCGCATGCGCATCTGGTGCTGAACCGCCGCTCGCAGGAAGGCGAGTTCTTTTTTCTGGGGCGCAACCATCGCTTCAACTATGACGACTTCCGCCTCGCCATGGTCGAGGAGGCCGAGAAGTACGGTGTGCGCCTGGAAGCCACGCGGCGGGTGGATCGCGGGGTTGTGCATTACCCGGCCCGCACAAGCGAGGTCTACGCTGCGAAAGAAGAGGGCCGCGCGCCTGTTGAGCGGGAGCGTGTGGGGCAGGACCTGACGCGGACGCTGGCGGAGATCGCCAACACCAGAACTGTCTATCACTCGCTTGCCGCGGAGGCTTCGCGTGAAGCCCGCGAGGATATTGCCGCAGCCCTCTTCCGCGCGGGCGAAGTGCTGGCGCGCGGCGGGCAGGTGGACCGAACAGGAGATGTGTATATGGCCGAGGATCAAAGTTTCGAGGATCTGAGAAGCCTCTATGCCGAGAAGCTCGCGCGGGTGCAGGGCATGATCGCTGAGAAGTCTGACGCGGAACGTCCCGTGCTGGAAAAACGCCTCATCGAGATCCAGACGCAGGTCCAGCACATGCAGCCACTTGGTTTGCGATCATCC from Rhodobacteraceae bacterium LMO-JJ12 encodes the following:
- a CDS encoding DUF2493 domain-containing protein → MAYDTANTYETIELFGLTEKDAQLPIPEDHILTDRIIRESFEALLGPLRATGLEAEIEPLAHGLATILQRRKVALGKEVDRTADKIGALAKSHDGSEIAETALEEAQARFVQLREIVSAIEVMSEAAAECYEIETGHAYIPAAGSRASVRAKETGAVFEARQLLEQHDRETAEKSKVEGVPLIVSGATDWTDVDVIFNTLDKVCERIKQNRNQEIFLCHKGGKYGAEMIAARWARARGVAQARFDPRWSAHGRAAPFKCNDEMLDDKFAATGVVLFGGNGVALNLGQKAEAKGLTVMRVADPAKKTAET
- a CDS encoding transposase, whose protein sequence is MSRTKRLTEIEKMQIVREAAEGVSTAELAERFEVTSRAVRYVLKADAERQTDAAIPVSAVSVKVTAAELEALDAVLAKVGIESRAEGLRRLIQAAGGVFVPDAQMAAEMARYRASLHEVGNGVAQIAKQMTRANRMGKGAAGGTRAEFTELRLAQMRGLARFILDSADEIDLLLRRRRDAIQLQATAALREFAHAAE